A single Oryza brachyantha chromosome 8, ObraRS2, whole genome shotgun sequence DNA region contains:
- the LOC102718295 gene encoding cytochrome b561 and DOMON domain-containing protein At4g12980-like: MSVLGVFLASLLVAAAGAPARVAAAGGGCAAERFTNNRVYRACSDLPRLGAAVHWTYDAAASSLSVAFVAAPPSPGGWVAWGLNPTGSGMAGTQALVALPKGGGYEVQTFDIETYALGAPGKLKYPTADLAAEAGSDGRVRLFGTLTLQNGTGEVNQVWQVGPVSGGNMMPHDMGNDNKAATGKLNLVTGAATSSSAGGSLLRKKNTHGILNAVSWGLLLPMGAIFARYLKTFKSADPAWFYLHVACQLIGYGVGVSGWATGIHLGNLSKGITYSVHRNIGIAVFALGTLQVFALFLRPKKDHKYRVYWNAYHHSVGYTIIILGIINIFKGMSILQVEQKWKTGYIIAISILGGIAVILEVVTWTIVLQRRKEDDKAYNGASNGHLPLSM; the protein is encoded by the exons ATGTCCGTGCTCGGCGTCTTCTTGGCGTCGCTgctcgtggcggcggcgggggcgccggCGCGTGTGGCGGCAGCGGGAGGGGGTTGTGCGGCGGAGAGGTTCACCAACAACCGGGTGTACCGGGCGTGCAGCGACCTGCCCCGCCTGGGCGCCGCCGTGCACTGGACCTacgacgccgcggcgtcgtcgcTGTCCGTGGCGTTcgtggccgcgccgccgtcgccgggcgggTGGGTGGCGTGGGGGCTTAACCCCACCGGGAGCGGCATGGCCGGCACGCAGGCGCTCGTCGCGCTGCCCAAGGGCGGCGGGTACGAGGTCCAGACGTTCGACATCGAGACGTACGCGCTCGGCGCGCCGGGGAAGCTCAAGTACCCGAcggccgacctcgccgccgaggccggcagcgacggccgggtCAGGCTGTTCGGGACGCTCACGCTGCAGAACGGCACGGGGGAGGTGAACCAGGTCTGGCAGGTGGGGCCGGTCTCCGGCGGGAACATGATGCCGCACGACATGGGCAACGACAAcaaggcggcgacggggaagcTCAACCTGgtcaccggcgccgccacctcctccagcgccggcggcagcctcCTCAGGAAGAAAAAT ACGCATGGAATCCTGAATGCTGTGAGCTGGGGTCTTCTACTTCCCATGGGAGCCATATTTGCTAGATATCTCAAGACATTCAAATCTGCCGATCCTGCGTGGTTCTACCTTCACGTAGCTTGCCAGCTGATTGGTTATGGTGTGGGAGTTTCTGGCTGGGCAACTGGTATTCATCTAGGGAACCTGTCCAAGGGAATCACCTATTCGGTTCACAGGAACATCGGGATCGCAGTATTTGCACTTGGTACCCTGCAG GTCTTTGCGCTCTTCCTGAGGCCCAAGAAGGATCACAAATACCGTGTTTACTGGAACGCGTATCACCACTCAGTCGGTTACACTATCATCATCCTGGgcatcatcaacatcttcAAGGGGATGTCCATCTTGCAGGTGGAACAGAAGTGGAAGACCGGCTACATCATTGCGATCAGCATCTTGGGTGGCATTGCCGTGATCCTTGAAGTTGTTACATGGACAATTGTCTTGCAGCGGAGGAAGGAAGATGACAAGGCCTACAATGGCGCATCAAACGGCCACTTGCCACTCTCAATGTGA
- the LOC107304691 gene encoding zinc finger BED domain-containing protein RICESLEEPER 2-like → MVDGNATVQGSEMVNGNEMVEANVMVHGNEMVGANAMVHGNEEMAQGNGMVHGNNDMVQGGEMIHDNEIIHGNEMVSVDVMVHGNELVNVEVTTPTTLRRRRKKSLVWEHFTIEAMPGGCSRACCNLCKQTFAYSSGSKIAGTSHLKRHITLGSCPMLKSEDRKLQLTSVPGTDNEGEGTAERPRPAKRRYNYTGYANTTFDQDRSCSYLAKMIILHDYPLHIVQQQAFTAFIESLQPRFRVVDVDAIEGEVYSVYQKERENLLQAFNTMPGRISLIIGLWTTSQTLGYVSVAGQFIDTDWKLHRRMLNFMMVSSPHSENALSEAISASLADWNMKDRLFTITLDNDCSSHDIYSANLRDYLSNKNTLMLKGQLFVVRCYAHILNAVAQDVIASIHGIIYNIRESIKFIKASPFREEKFAEIALQLEIPSTKTLCLDVTTQWNTTYLMLLAALDYRQAFTTLETCDDNYNEAPSAEDWKKLEAACNYLKLLYDSAHSIMAAANPTSNIFFHEAWKLQLELSNAIAHEDPVFSTIAKDMHERFDKYWKDCNLVLAIAVVMDPRFKMKLIEFSYSKIYGVEAAKYVKVVDDAVHELYKEYIAQPLPLTPAFLEQGEANKTAPTGENNAQVTPPSTGDGLLDFDMYLSEIAVSQTTKCELEQYLEEALTPRIQEFDILDWWKLNTLKFPTLSKMARDILAIPMSMVSSGSSIFSAAATGSRILDDYRSSLRPETVEAIFCAKDWLQYAPAVPEAPSTALVKVET, encoded by the coding sequence ATGGTTGATGGCAATGCGACAGTTCAAGGTAGCGAAATGGTCAACGGTAATGAGATGGTTGAAGCGAATGTGATGGTCCATGGGAATGAGATGGTTGGAGCGAATGCCATGGTCCATGGGAATGAGGAGATGGCTCAAGGGAATGGCATGGTCCATGGGAACAATGACATGGTTCAGGGGGGTGAAATGATCCATGATAATGAGATCATTCATGGTAATGAGATGGTCAGTGTTGATGTGATGGTTCATGGGAATGAACTGGTCAATGTTGAGGTGACCACACCAACCACATTGAGACGACGGCGGAAGAAGTCACTAGTGTGGGAGCACTTCACAATTGAAGCCATGCCTGGGGGTTGCTCAAGGGCATGCTGCAATTTATGCAAGCAAACCTTTGCATACAGTTCTGGCTCAAAAATTGCAGGTACGAGCCATCTCAAGAGGCACATCACCCTGGGGTCATGTCCAATGTTGAAAAGCGAAGATAGGAAGCTGCAATTAACTTCAGTGCCTGGAACTGACAATGAGGGTGAGGGTACTGCAGAACGCCCTCGCCCTGCTAAGAGGCGTTACAATTATACTGGTTATGCAAATACCACATTTGATCAAGACCGTAGCTGCTCGTATCTGGCAAAGATGATAATTTTGCACGACTACCCACTTCACATTGTTCAACAGCAAGCATTCACTGCTTTCATTGAGAGCCTGCAGCCTCGGTTCAGGGTGGTGGATGTTGATGCAATAGAGGGTGAGGTGTATTCGGTTTAccaaaaagaaagggaaaatcTGCTGCAAGCATTCAACACTATGCCTGGAAGGATCAGCCTCATTATAGGGTTATGGACAACTAGTCAAACTCTTGGCTATGTTTCAGTTGCGGGTCAGTTTATTGACACTGACTGGAAATTGCATCGAAGAATGCTTAACTTTATGATGGTGTCTTCTCCTCATTCGGAGAATGCACTTAGTGAAGCTATCAGTGCAAGCCTTGCAGACTGGAATATGAAGGACAGGCTGTTCACCATCACTTTGGATAATGATTGCTCATCGCATGACATCTACAGTGCAAATCTGAGGGACTATCTCTCCAATAAGAACACCCTCATGCTCAAGGGTCAGTTATTTGTTGTGAGGTGCTACGCCCATATCCTGAATGCAGTCGCGCAGGATGTCATTGCTTCTATTCACGGAATTATCTATAATATCCGTGAAAGCATAAAGTTCATAAAAGCTTCACCTTTCCGTGAGGAGAAATTTGCTGAGATTGCTCTTCAGTTAGAGATTCCCAGTACCAAGACCCTTTGTCTCGATGTTACAACCCAGTGGAATACAACATACCTTATGCTTTTAGCTGCCTTGGATTATAGGCAGGCATTTACCACATTAGAGACATGTGATGATAACTACAACGAAGCACCCTCCGCAGAGGATTGGAAGAAGTTGGAGGCAGCTTGCAATTATCTTAAGCTGCTCTATGATTCTGCTCATAGCATCATGGCTGCAGCAAATCCAACTTCGAATATCTTCTTCCATGAGGCTTGGAAACTTCAGCTGGAGCTTTCGAACGCCATAGCGCATGAAGATCCAGTTTTCAGCACCATTGCCAAAGATATGCACGAGAGGTTTGACAAGTACTGGAAGGACTGCAACCTCGTGCTTGCCATTGCTGTTGTGATGGATCCACGCTTCAAGATGAAGCTTATTGAGTTCAGTTACTCTAAGATTTATGGTGTTGAGGCCGCAAAATATGTTAAGGTTGTGGATGATGCTGTTCATGAGCTTTACAAAGAGTATATTGCCCAGCCCCTCCCCTTAACACCCGCCTTTCTCGAGCAAGGGGAAGCCAATAAAACCGCACCCACCGGTGAGAATAACGCTCAGGTAACTCCACCTTCTACCGGTGATGGTCTTTTGGACTTTGACATGTATCTCTCAGAGATAGCAGTAAGTCAGACCACAAAGTGTGAGTTAGAGCAGTACTTGGAAGAAGCCCTCACCCCTCGCATCCAGGAGTTCGACATTTTGGACTGGTGGAAGCTGAACACCCTTAAGTTTCCTACGCTGTCGAAGATGGCGCGAGACATACTGGCGATCCCAATGTCCATGGTGAGCAGTGGCAGCTCCATCTTTTCGGCTGCAGCCACAGGAAGCCGCATTCTTGACGACTACAGAAGCTCGCTGCGTCCTGAAACCGTGGAGGCAATATTCTGCGCAAAAGACTGGCTCCAGTATGCACCGGCTGTCCCTGAAGCCCCGAGTACTGCATTGGTGAAGGTGGAGACCTAG
- the LOC102718015 gene encoding 60S ribosomal protein L32-1-like, with product MAVPLLTKKIVKKRVKQFKRPHSDRYLCLKPSWRRPKGIDSRVRRKFKGCTLMPNIGYGSDKKTRHYLPNKFKKFVVHNVSELELLMMHNRTYCAEIAHNVSTKKRKEIVERAAQLDIVVTNKLARLRSQEDE from the exons ATGGCGGTGCCGTTGCTGACGAAGAAGATCGTGAAGAAGAGGGTGAAGCAGTTCAAGAGGCCCCATAGCGACCGCTACCTGTGCCTCAAG CCAAGCTGGCGCAGGCCAAAGGGTATTGACTCCCGTGTCAGGAGAAAGTTCAAGGGATGCACCTTGATGCCCAACATTGGTTACGGCTCTGACAAGAAGACCAGGCACTACCTCCCTAACAAGTTCAAGAAGTTTGTGGTACACAATGTCTCTGAGCTGGAGTTGCTCATGATGCACAACAG GACCTACTGCGCTGAGATCGCCCACAATGTCTCTACAAAGAAGCGCAAGGAGATTGTTGAGCGTGCCGCGCAGCTCGACATCGTGGTCACGAACAAGCTTGCCAGGCTCCGTAGCCAGGAGGACGAGTAG
- the LOC107304849 gene encoding zinc finger BED domain-containing protein RICESLEEPER 2-like — MAEPNISDNTMVQDSEMVDGNETVQGNEMVNGNDMVEGNAMVHGNDMIHGNDEMVQGGVMIHGNELVHVNEMVSGDEMIHGNELVNVEAITPTPSRRRRKKSLVWEHFTIEAMPGGSSRACCNLCKQTFAYSSGSKIAGTSHLKRHITLGSCPMLKSEDRKLALPSVPGTDNEGEGTAERPAKRRYRYTGYANATFDQDRSCSYLAKMIILHDYPLHIVQQPAFTAFIESLQPRFRVADVDAIEGEVYSVYQKEKENLLQAFSTMPGRISLTIGLWTTSQTLGYVSVAGQFIDTDWKVHRRMLNFMMVSSPHSENALSEAISSSLADWNMKDRLFTITLDNDCSSHDIYSANLRDYLSNKNTLMLKGQLFVVRCYAHILNAVAQDVIASIHGVIYNIRESIKFIKASPVREEKFAEIALQLEIPSTKTLCLDVTTQWNTTYLMLLAALDYRQAFTTLETCDDNYNEAPSAEDWKKVEAACNYLKLLYDSAHSIMAAANPTSNIFFHEAWKLQLELSNAIAHEDPVFSTIAKDMHERFDKYWKDCNLVLAIAVVMDPRFKMKLVEFSYSKIYGVEAARYVKVVDDAVHELYKEYVAQPLPLTPAFVEQGEANKTALAGENNAQVTQPSTGDGLLDFDMYLSEIAVSQPTKSELEQYLEEALTPRIQEFDILDWWKLNTLKFPTLSKMARDILAIPMSMVSSGSSIFSAAAIGSRILDDYRSSLRPETVEALFCTKDWLQYAPAIPEAPSTALVKAET; from the coding sequence ATGGCTGAACCAAACATCAGTGACAATACAATGGTGCAGGACAGTGAGATGGTCGATGGCAATGAGACAGTTCAAGGTAACGAAATGGTCAATGGTAATGACATGGTTGAAGGGAATGCCATGGTCCATGGGAATGACATGATCCATGGGAATGATGAAATGGTTCAGGGGGGTGTGATGATCCATGGTAATGAGTTGGTTCATGTTAATGAGATGGTGAGTGGTGATGAGATGATTCATGGGAATGAGCTGGTCAATGTTGAGGCAATCACACCGACCCCATCAAGACGGCGGCGTAAGAAGTCACTAGTGTGGGAACATTTCACTATTGAAGCCATGCCAGGGGGGTCCTCAAGGGCATGCTGCAATTTATGTAAGCAAACCTTTGCATACAGTTCTGGCTCCAAAATCGCAGGTACAAGCCATCTCAAGAGGCACATCACCCTGGGGTCATGTCCGATGTTGAAAAGCGAAGACAGGAAGCTGGCGCTACCTTCAGTACCTGGAACTGACAATGAGGGTGAGGGTACTGCAGAACGCCCTGCTAAGAGGCGTTACAGGTATACTGGTTATGCAAATGCCACATTTGATCAAGACCGTAGCTGCTCGTATCTGGCGAAGATGATAATTTTGCATGATTACCCGCTTCACATTGTTCAACAGCCAGCATTCACCGCTTTCATTGAGAGCCTGCAGCCTCGGTTCAGGGTGGCAGATGTTGATGCAATTGAGGGTGAGGTGTATTCGGTttaccaaaaagaaaaggaaaatctgCTGCAAGCATTCAGCACTATGCCTGGAAGGATCAGCCTCACTATAGGATTGTGGACAACTAGTCAAACTCTTGGCTATGTTTCAGTTGCGGGTCAGTTTATTGACACTGACTGGAAAGTGCATCGGAGAATGCTTAACTTTATGATGGTATCTTCTCCGCATTCGGAGAATGCACTTAGTGAAGCTATCAGTTCAAGCCTTGCAGACTGGAATATGAAAGACAGGCTGTTCACCATCACTTTGGATAATGATTGCTCGTCGCATGATATCTACAGTGCAAATCTGAGAGACTATCTCTCCAATAAGAACACCCTCATGCTCAAGGGTCAGCTATTTGTTGTGAGGTGCTACGCCCATATCCTGAATGCAGTCGCGCAGGATGTCATTGCTTCTATTCACGGTGTTATCTATAATATCCGTGAAAGCATAAAGTTCATAAAAGCTTCGCCTGTCCGTGAGGAGAAATTTGCTGAGATTGCTCTTCAGTTAGAGATTCCCAGTACCAAGACCCTTTGTCTTGATGTTACAACCCAGTGGAATACGACATACCTTATGCTTTTAGCTGCCTTGGATTATAGGCAGGCATTCACCACATTAGAGACATGTGATGATAACTATAACGAAGCACCCTCCGCAGAGGATTGGAAGAAGGTGGAAGCAGCTTGCAATTATCTTAAGCTGCTCTATGATTCTGCTCATAGCATCATGGCTGCAGCAAACCCAACTTCAAATATCTTTTTCCATGAGGCTTGGAAACTTCAGTTGGAGCTTTCAAACGCCATAGCGCATGAAGATCCAGTTTTCAGCACCATTGCCAAAGATATGCACGAGAGGTTTGACAAGTACTGGAAGGACTGCAACCTTGTGCTTGCCATTGCTGTTGTGATGGACCCACGCTTCAAGATGAAGCTTGTTGAGTTCAGTTACTCAAAAATTTATGGTGTTGAGGCTGCAAGGTATGTTAAGGTTGTGGATGATGCTGTTCATGAGCTTTACAAAGAGTATGTTGCCCAGCCCCTCCCCTTAACACCTGCCTTCGTTGAGCAAGGGGAAGCTAATAAAACTGCACTGGCCGGTGAGAATAATGCTCAAGTAACTCAGCCTTCTACTGGTGATGGGCTTTTGGACTTTGACATGTATCTCTCAGAGATAGCAGTAAGTCAGCCCACAAAGTCTGAGTTAGAGCAGTACTTGGAAGAAGCCCTCACCCCCCGAATCCAAGAGTTCGATATTTTGGACTGGTGGAAGCTTAACACCCTTAAGTTTCCTACACTGTCGAAGATGGCGCGCGACATACTAGCGATCCCAATGTCCATGGTGAGCAGTGGCAGCTCTATCTTTTCGGCTGCAGCAATAGGAAGCCGCATTCTTGACGACTACAGAAGCTCGCTGCGTCCTGAAACCGTTGAGGCGCTATTCTGCACAAAAGACTGGCTCCAGTATGCTCCGGCCATCCCTGAAGCTCCGAGTACTGCATTGGTGAAGGCGGAGACCTAG
- the LOC121055162 gene encoding auxin-induced in root cultures protein 12-like yields MAHQIALVVLLLVSPAAMRAAAAAGACAGEKFPAGRAYATCEDLPSLGASLHWTYDAAKSSLSVAFVAAPAGSGGWVAWGLNPTGEGMAGTQALVALKGGSSSSAPAVKTYNITGYVPLGGTSTPIAFPATDLAADEGSGGKIRLYGKLQLHKGMKSVNQVWQVGSSVTGGAPDKHAFGAANLASKTKLVLGSKATAATAPASEPSPAPIAGGPSPSAGAGSDSGASSSVAPSASKNAAAAAGVSAPALAVLALVGFLAIV; encoded by the coding sequence ATGGCGCACCAGATCGCGCTGGTcgtgctcctcctcgtctcgccggcggcaatgcgcgcggccgcggcggccggggcgtGCGCCGGCGAGAAGTTCCCGGCGGGGAGGGCGTACGCGACGTGCGAGGACCTGCCGTCGCTGGGCGCGTCGCTGCACTGGACCTACGACGCGGCCAAGTCGTCGCTGTCGGTGGCGttcgtggcggcgccggcgggcagcGGCGGGTGGGTGGCGTGGGGGCTCAACCCCACCGGCGAGGGGATGGCCGGGACGCAGGCGCTCGTGGCGCTCAAGGGcggctcctcgtcgtcggcgcccgCCGTGAAGACGTACAACATCACCGGCTACGTGCCGCTCGGCGGCACCTCGACGCCCATCGCGTTCCCGGctaccgacctcgccgccgacgagggcagcggcggcaagaTCCGGCTCTACGGCAAGCTGCAGCTCCACAAGGGGATGAAGTCGGTGAACCAGGTGTGGCAGGTCGGCTCCTCCGTCACCGGCGGCGCTCCCGACAAGCACGCCTTCGGCGCCGCTAACCTCGCCTCCAAGACCAAGCTCGTCCTCGGCAGCAAGGCGACGGCAGCCACCGCCCCGGCGtccgagccgtcgccggcgcccatCGCCGGTGGCCCCTCCCCCtcagccggcgccggcagcgacagcggcgcgtCCTCTTCCGTCGCGCCGTCCGCCAGcaagaacgccgccgccgccgccggcgtctcggcgccggcgctcgccgtgcTGGCCTTGGTGGGTTTCTTGGCGATCGTATGA